A window of the Acidobacteriota bacterium genome harbors these coding sequences:
- the asnB gene encoding asparagine synthase (glutamine-hydrolyzing): MCGIAGLVAPAGEIDPDVVPRMVSSMRHRGPDDSGVQRIPAGTAECWLGNARLAIIDLSAAGHMPMRESGSANWITFNGEVYNFQSLRKDLDEGPASYASRTDTEITLKLYRTHGAAGLTRLRGMFAFAVWDDQRRELLLARDRVGKKPLYYATPRPGLFVFASEIRTLLASGLVERRLDPDSLDVYLANGFVVSPLTMLRGVRSLLPGHFMRVDAQGRIVENAPYWRPPRALGPEGARPRDGGEALRHEFREAVRLRMISDVPLGVFLSGGMDSSAVLGALGPESADLRTFSITFDEKDHDESAYSRRVAAHWKTRHEESLVREAEFLEWLPDALASMDQPTFDGVNTYLVSRAARRAGLKVAISGIGADELFGGYPFFKGVPALGALVGAAGPAAGWIRRAVRALTAGDGAASKLTYSWSALDTLGAASNGSGSPETRAIAAYQAAQILFPSWSRRRLIAPAARATGADSAPSLLGLPPEFVAFLKEEIGGSDAVTATSLLTWRLFLGERCLRDTDTMSMGVSLEVRAPFTDHVFVEEAMRVPGRLRCAGPPDKPFERDVLSPFLAGAWEPRAKQGFVLPYRHWLRAGAVRARMRETLLDSPLVARAGLERAEVARLLEAQSAAPHQVPWSRTWAVFALVDWCRRTEVTL, from the coding sequence ATGTGCGGCATAGCGGGGCTCGTCGCGCCGGCCGGAGAGATCGATCCCGACGTGGTCCCGAGGATGGTCTCCTCCATGCGGCACCGCGGTCCCGACGACTCGGGGGTTCAGAGGATACCGGCGGGGACTGCGGAATGCTGGCTCGGCAACGCGAGGCTCGCGATCATCGACCTCTCTGCCGCGGGTCACATGCCGATGAGGGAGTCGGGCTCGGCCAACTGGATCACTTTCAACGGGGAGGTTTACAACTTCCAGTCTCTGCGGAAGGATCTGGACGAGGGGCCGGCGAGCTATGCCTCGAGGACTGACACGGAGATCACGCTCAAGCTCTACCGCACGCACGGTGCGGCGGGCCTCACTCGCCTTCGAGGGATGTTCGCCTTCGCCGTCTGGGACGACCAGCGCCGCGAGCTGCTCCTCGCCCGCGATCGTGTCGGGAAGAAGCCGCTCTACTACGCGACCCCCCGTCCGGGCCTCTTCGTCTTCGCGTCCGAGATCCGGACCCTGCTCGCCAGCGGCCTCGTCGAGCGGCGGCTCGATCCCGACTCCCTCGATGTCTACCTCGCGAACGGGTTCGTCGTCTCCCCCCTGACGATGCTCCGCGGCGTGCGAAGCCTGCTGCCGGGGCATTTCATGCGCGTCGATGCTCAGGGGCGCATCGTTGAGAACGCTCCGTATTGGCGGCCGCCGCGCGCCCTGGGGCCGGAGGGCGCGCGCCCACGCGACGGAGGCGAGGCGCTTCGCCACGAGTTCCGGGAGGCGGTCCGGCTGCGGATGATCAGCGACGTGCCGCTCGGCGTCTTCCTCTCGGGGGGAATGGACTCCTCTGCCGTCCTGGGTGCCCTCGGCCCCGAGAGCGCGGATCTCCGGACTTTTTCGATCACCTTCGATGAGAAGGATCACGACGAGTCGGCCTACTCGCGGCGCGTCGCGGCGCACTGGAAGACGCGGCACGAGGAGTCTCTCGTTCGCGAGGCGGAGTTCCTCGAGTGGCTTCCGGACGCGCTGGCCTCGATGGACCAGCCGACGTTCGACGGCGTGAACACATATCTCGTCTCGAGGGCCGCGCGTCGGGCGGGACTGAAGGTTGCCATCTCGGGCATCGGCGCCGATGAGCTGTTCGGCGGCTACCCCTTCTTCAAGGGGGTGCCGGCGCTCGGCGCCCTCGTCGGCGCCGCGGGCCCGGCGGCCGGATGGATTAGGCGCGCGGTCCGCGCTCTGACGGCGGGAGACGGCGCCGCGTCGAAGCTCACCTACTCGTGGAGCGCGCTCGACACGCTCGGGGCCGCTTCGAACGGATCGGGCTCCCCGGAGACGAGGGCGATCGCCGCCTACCAGGCGGCCCAGATCCTATTCCCCTCGTGGAGCCGGCGCCGCCTGATCGCGCCCGCGGCCCGGGCGACCGGCGCGGACAGCGCACCGTCACTCCTCGGGCTGCCGCCCGAGTTCGTCGCATTCCTGAAGGAGGAGATTGGCGGGAGCGACGCCGTCACGGCGACTTCGCTTCTGACGTGGCGCCTCTTCCTCGGGGAAAGGTGCCTGAGGGACACCGACACGATGAGCATGGGAGTGTCCCTGGAGGTTCGCGCCCCGTTCACGGACCATGTGTTCGTGGAGGAGGCGATGCGCGTCCCGGGGCGCCTGAGGTGCGCTGGGCCTCCCGACAAGCCGTTCGAGCGCGACGTGCTCTCGCCGTTCCTCGCGGGGGCGTGGGAGCCTCGGGCGAAACAGGGGTTCGTGCTCCCGTACAGGCACTGGCTGCGCGCAGGAGCCGTGCGCGCGCGGATGAGAGAGACCTTGCTCGACTCCCCCCTCGTGGCCCGCGCCGGCCTCGAGCGCGCCGAGGTCGCGCGATTGCTCGAGGCCCAGTCGGCCGCGCCCCATCAAGTTCCGTGGTCGCGCACGTGGGCCGTCTTCGCGCTGGTGGACTGGTGCCGGCGCACGGAGGTCACCCTCTAG